In Hydractinia symbiolongicarpus strain clone_291-10 chromosome 4, HSymV2.1, whole genome shotgun sequence, the following proteins share a genomic window:
- the LOC130641621 gene encoding zinc finger CCCH domain-containing protein 15-like, translating into MPPKKNASKKTQEKVKQKIVEDKTFGLKNKKGKKQQTYIKTVTQQVQGNQKKKEEATGAHKLSKREIEKQKLEELNALFKPVQQAQKVAAGVDPKSVLCTYFKNGTCQKGNKCKFSHDLSIERKSEKRSMYDDERDEKKETMDDWDQDTLEEVIKKKHGASNTIKTEIVCKFFLDAIEKSLYGWFWSCPNGEKCIYRHALPPGFVLNKDKKKQEDDEEKVSLEEHIENERNQLTGELTPVTIQTFLAWKKRKVEEKKEKLKKEMSQKKEAFKSGKSMLKISGKEVFLFKPELADADDDEADDDYSLYIREENREAEDACCVDIDLEQFALTNATADDTKLTRVSTLVARDRETAHAPTSTSYEHEYTENDTSYADGNGISVAGGITTIGNENPPNDVVVDESLFEDLDELELEDD; encoded by the exons GATAAAACATTtgggttaaaaaacaaaaagggtaaaaagcaacaaacttatatcaaaacAGTGACACAGCAG gttCAAGGAAACCAAAAG aaaaaagaagaagcaaCGGGGGCACACAAG CTAAGCAAACGAGAAATTGAGAAACAAAAGCTGGAAGAACTGAACGCCCTTTTCAAACCAGTTCAGCAAGCACAAAAAGTTGCAGCAG GGGTGGATCCAAAATCTGTTTTATgcacatattttaaaaatggaacctgtcaaaaaggcaacaaatgcaAATTTTCACATGATCTTTCCATTGAACGAAAATCCGAAAAACGAAGCATGTATGATGACGAAAGAGATGAGAAAAAAG AAACAATGGATGATTGGGATCAGGATACGCTAGAAGAGGTTATCAAGAAAAAGCATGGTGCTTCCAATACTATTAAAACGGAAATT GTATGTAAGTTTTTCTTGGACGCCATCGAAAAATCGCTATATGGTTGGTTTTGGAGTTGTCCAAATGGTGAGAAATGTATATATCGACATGCTCTCCCTCCAGGATTTGTTTTGAACAAAGACAAAAAGAAGCAGGAAGACGACGAAGAAAAGGTATCGCTTGAGGAACATATTGAAAATGAG AGAAATCAACTAACTGGCGAATTGACACCTGTGACCATACAAACCTTTTTAGCTTGGAAAAAACGAAAG GTAGAGGAGAAGAAGGAGAAGTTGAAGAAGGAGATGAGTCAGAAGAAAGAAGCCTTTAAATCAGGAAAATCCATGTTAAAA ATTAGCGGtaaagaagtgtttttattcaaacctgaACTTGCTGATGCTGATGATGATGAGGCGGATGACGATTACAGCTTGTACATAAGAGAA GAAAACAGAGAAGCTGAAGATGCTTGTTGTGTTGATATCGACTTAGAGCAATTTGCGTTAACGAATGCAACTGCAGATGACACGAAATTAACACGCGTGTCTACCTTAGTTGCGCGGGATCGAGAAACTGCGCATGCTCCAACTTCAACGTCGTATGAACACGAATACACG gaAAATGATACGTCGTACGCTGACGGAAATGGTATATCGGTTGCCGGCGGAATAACAACAATAGGGAATGAAAATCCACCTAATGACGTTGTCGTTGACGAAAGTTTATTTGAAGACTTAGATGAGCTTGAACTTGAAGATGATTAG